From one Lycium ferocissimum isolate CSIRO_LF1 chromosome 7, AGI_CSIRO_Lferr_CH_V1, whole genome shotgun sequence genomic stretch:
- the LOC132063899 gene encoding origin of replication complex subunit 5, producing the protein MGEEGNPQTPRRTTRASLSSTSDPNISTGRLKSCNQQPLTIHDLAYGDESISLDDLISSLPGRRSQIIELLHLLGPLDSPMFPVFIYGGASTGKTSTILQIFKHLKRPFVYCSCITCYSPRILFESVLNQLLLHRKNESNRYSSTKRCERPSDFVNLLQEALRSVVDSLKGNMVKSSSKKSVGGARGKMVYLVFDNLELAREWDKSSNILPFLFKLYDILKMPEVGLIFLSNASPDTYYSDTGYVEPIPVYFPDYTEDELRQILMKNQENPKLYSSFLEVVLRPFCRVTRRVDELSTSFSSLYQIYCEPLDDLGVVPSEDMKRKLFSHLQPHIGPSLNDTFKAESRLSSEASAKTNKWKGIAKKSGVFESSDEIDFHMSACAKYLLICAFIASRNPATLDAHLFDSTGGSVNPKRKRKSSVKSVEKKETAEQELLLKGPGTFPLERLLAIFQCVVSVSECLPDEEAQGDGGLEGESWTNGLLSDVLLELSSLCNANFISKGGSCPLEGANRYRSMVSEAMALKVAKSLKVPLAKYLYRG; encoded by the exons ATGGGTGAGGAAGGAAATCCACAAACTCCCAGAAGAACCACTAGAGCATCATTGTCTAGCACATCGGATCCGAATATTTCTACAGGGAGGTTAAAATCGTGTAATCAACAACCTTTGACAATACATGACCTTGCTTATGGGGATGAATCAATTAGTTTAGATGACTTGATTTCTAGTTTACCTGGTAGACGCTCGCAAATAATTGAATTATTACACCTTTTGGGCCCCTTGGATTCTCCAATGTTTCCTGTTTTCATATATGGAGGTGCTTCCACCGGGAAAACAAGTACGATTCTTCAGATATTCAAGCACCTAAAGCGTCCGTTTGTTTACTGCAGTTGTATAACATGTTATAGCCCGAGGATACTATTTGAATCTGTGTTGAACCAGTTATTGCTTCATAGGAAGAATGAAAGCAATCGTTATTCAAGTACGAAACGCTGTGAAAGGCCTTCCGATTTTGTAAATCTTTTGCAGGAGGCTCTTCGTAGTGTGGTAGATAGTTTAAAGGGGAACATGGTGAAATCAAGCTCGAAGAAGTCGGTGGGAGGGGCTAGAGGGAAAATGGTTTACTTGGTTTTTGATAACTTGGAGCTTGCTCGTGAATGGGACAAGAGTTCCAATATATTGCCTTTTCTCTTTAAGCTCTATGATATTCTGAAAATGCCAGAAGTGGGTTTGATTTTTCTCAGTAATGCCTCACCTGATACGTATTACTCAGACACTGGTTATGTAGAACCcattcctgtttactttcctgATTACACTGAGGATGAGCTTCGTCAAATCTTGATGAAAAACCAGGAAAACCCAAAGCTATATTCCTCATTTCTCGA AGTGGTGCTGAGGCCATTTTGTCGAGTTACTAGACGAGTTGATGAGTTGTCAACATCCTTCTCATCATTATATCAGATATATTGTGAACCTCTGGATGATTTAGGCGTTGTTCCAAGTGAAGATatgaaaagaaaactattttctcaTCTTCAGCCACATATTGGACCATCCCTGAATGACACATTCAAAGCTGAAAGCAGGCTTTCTTCTGAAGCCTCAGCTAAGACGAACAAATGGAAAGGCATTGCCAAGAAAAGTGGAGTTTTTGAATCTTCCGATGAGATAGACTTTCATATGTCTGCTTGTGCCAAATACCTTCTTATTTGTGCTTTCATTGCTTCAAGGAATCCTGCTACCCTTGACGCACACTTGTTTGATTCAACTGGAGGCTCCGTTAACCCAAAACGAAAGAGGAA GAGCTCGGTGAAGTCAGTTGAGAAAAAGGAAACTGCAGAACAAGAATTGCTCTTGAAGGGACCAGGAACGTTTCCCTTGGAAAGATTATTAGCCATATTTCAGTGTGTCGTATCTGTTTCAGAATGCTTACCTGATGAAGAAGCACAAGGAGATGGTGGATTGGAAGGAGAGAGTTGGACTAACGGACTGTTGTCTGATGTTCTTTTGGAATTATCAAGTCTGTGTAATGCTAATTTTATCAGTAAAGGTGGAAGTTGCCCCTTGGAAGGGGCTAATCGGTACCGATCTATGGTGTCTGAAGCTATGGCTCTTAAG GTTGCAAAGAGTCTAAAAGTTCCTCTGGCAAAGTATTTATATAGAGGATGA